The following coding sequences lie in one Metopolophium dirhodum isolate CAU chromosome 5, ASM1992520v1, whole genome shotgun sequence genomic window:
- the LOC132944212 gene encoding DE-cadherin isoform X2 translates to MRRKARGSPPDPALVALLAVAALIAAAVGSSPDGQQAQQTQPQQQQQASGIVSTNNLWSARLRHQRHLLDKTPIAEPYISNEYTSNPDNRGYGPKLGLTVQDNHKPVFTSCLNYQPSVKEEQPTNTYVFTVKAFDKDPPDNGGTITYTFVSAPGERPKFSIDAQTGEITTRHMFDRDEPTREKEVYLSVRATDNGKPHLDDVCTIKVTIQDENDNSPVFDKVNYVESVPQDLLSKSEVMRISATDIDDGINSAIQYDLSPRMPQDSNYFRIDQNTGVIYLDRAIDRDPGYKFKMRATATDQGLVPKSATMDLEILVVESHKKAPTFISVQPDRIISLPENLTNFSFDIATIIAASNTDERAPVFELVPGRTEQSNKLNTFRLESEGNTAHIRLSRHMDYESISEYILNIRIQNKHNLAAEHQLNIQVEDVNDNIPVFTEVVSGSVLENEPAGTAVMQVRAIDADSSMANNRVTYELADNRDYFAIDPYTGNITTVVMFDREKQDVYNVKVIATDNAPSALYSTGEHNKGEQVFRIEIADKNDHPPHFTQSVYEAEEIPEDANLNALVTEVKALDDDTASPVTYSIVDGNIYNAFLIENTTGKIKVNSQLDYENITNYVLKVRAFDGAYEDYCTVEIKISNVNDNPPVFRPYDGNITITEEELVPGCITTLEAYDPDIQDRSMDQRIVYSVVKDDQRKLMTINKNGCLSLIKPLDRDPPNGYATWQVIIQASDEGGGPKSLQQTTEVIIALRDINDNAPYLDMPQPVVWRENQLSGTITRLAAKDNDGPENGAPFEFFISSDASYEIKTKFGISGVELQALTTFDREEKKFYNIPITITDSGIPSLTGTSTLQVVIGDENDNPMKPGRSSIFVYTYKGESPDMEIGRVYVDDLDDWDLPDKKFKWLHGPHERFDLKSETGMITMLQNTKEQTFVLEFEITEQGMKISRHTVNSTVIVTVKEIPEEAVDKSGSVRLAGISAEEFITPGPDNISKATILKKRLASILNATVENVDVFTILHSPHNPNTTQLDVRFSAHGSPYYQPERINAAIDKHQQELEKELGVTFLMVNIDECLVEKLYCESSCTNFLNKSNEPAAVYTNTTSFVGIRAVIDPFCQCEQRATTKITCHNGGTPTSDGTVCQCPSGFEGPRCEILSIGFYGEGYALYPSLQSCMESHMSLEVRTSVDNGLLFYAGPSSVKPSPLSVQDFMSLELKDGYPVLLVDYGSGTLKIGQKQIKISDGEPHRIEIIWTKTSIEMKVDSCNLPSCLSLSPPIGLNEYLNVNGPLQLGGSFVDLKAIAATRNWTHKPFSNGFNGCIRNLTFNGHLYNLGAPSMSRNVDFSCTHGTAVAVSFGIDASFLIAIFVCLAVLLILLLAVVVHRRKSDDLYKDTDDIRENIINYEDEGGGEGDMTGYDLNVLRLMFDGSEPNQGFDDSGNLLQKRAPDEVPDICGFLGDKLNSVDNDPDLGPYDDVRNYMYEGEGNSVGSLSSLASGTDDGDLNFDYLSNFGPRFRKLADMYGEDPSDEESETYRNTHPESWC, encoded by the exons GTCAAAGCGTTCGACAAGGACCCACCGGACAATGGAGGTACAATCACGTACACATTTGTCAGCGCGCCCGGCGAACGTCCAAAGTTCTCCATCGACGCGCAGACCGGAGAGATCACCACCCGACAC ATGTTCGACCGGGACGAACCGACGCGTGAAAAAGAAGTGTACCTGTCCGTGAGAGCCACGGACAACGGAAAACCGCATCTGGACGACGTGTGCACCATCAAAGTGACCATTCAAGACGAGAACGACAACTCACCGGTATTCGACAAAGTG aactatgTTGAATCCGTACCCCAAGACTTGCTATCCAAAAGTGAAGTGATGAGAATATCGGCCACGGATATCGACGACGGTATAAACAGTGCCATACAATACGATTTGTCACCCAGAATGCCGCAGGACTCGAATTATTTCCGCATCGATCAAAACACAGGCGTCATCTACTTGGATCGCGCAATCGac cgAGATCCCGGCTACAAGTTCAAGATGCGGGCCACTGCCACAGATCAAGGCTTGGTTCCCAAGTCGGCCACGATGGATCTAGAGATCTTGGTGGTCGAATCTCACAAAAAAGCACCAACGTTCATATCCGTCCAGCCCGACAGAATCATCAGTCTGCCGGAGAACCTGACTAATTTCAGTTTCGACATTGCCACCATCATCGCAGC ATCGAACACCGATGAAAGAGCGCCGGTTTTCGAATTGGTGCCTGGCCGGACGGAACAATCAAACAAATTGAACACTTTCCGATTGGAATCCGAAGGTAACACCGCTCATATCAGATTGTCGAGGCACATGGACTACGAATCGATATCCGAGTACATTCTTAACATTCGAATACAG AACAAGCACAACCTGGCGGCGGAACACCAGTTGAACATCCAAGTGGAAGACGTGAACGACAACATACCGGTGTTCACCGAGGTCGTGTCAGGTTCCGTTCTGGAGAACGAACCGGCAGGCACAGCCGTGATGCAGGTCCGAGCGATCGACGCCGACTCGAGCATGGCCAACAACCGCGTAACGTATGAGTTGGCCGACAACCGCGATTATTTCGCCATCGACCCGTACACCGGTAACATTACCACGGTTGTGATGTTCGACCGCGAGAAACAAGACGTGTACAACGTCAAGGTGATCGCCACGGACAACGCGCCGTCGGCGCTGTACTCGACCGGTGAACACAACAAGG GCGAACAAGTATTCCGGATCGAAATCGCTGACAAAAACGACCATCCTCCTCATTTTACCCAGTCCGTTTACGAAGCGGAAGAAATACCGGAAGACGCCAACTTGAACGCTCTGGTCACGGAAGTGAAGGCGCTGGACGACGACACTGCGTCCCCGGTCACGTACAGCATTGTGGATGGAAACATCTACAACGCGTTCCTAATCGAAAACACGACcggaaaaataaaagttaacagTCAGCTGGACTACGAAAACATCACTAAC TATGTATTGAAAGTGAGAGCTTTTGACGGAGCTTACGAGGACTACTGCACAGTAGAGATAAAAATATCCAATGTCAACGACAACCCGCCAGTGTTCCGGCCGTACGACGGAAACATCACAATCACAGAAGAAGAACTCGTGCCAGGTTGCATTACTACA TTGGAAGCATACGATCCAGATATTCAGGACCGATCCATGGACCAGCGTATTGTGTACTCTGTGGTCAAAGATGACCAACGGAAGTTAATGACCATCAACAAAAACGGATGCCTGTCGCTCATAAAACCCCTTGACCGCGATCCACCAAACGGTTATGCTACGTGGCAAGTCATCATACAAGCCAGCGACGAAGGCGGTGGTCCGAAGAGCTTGCAACAAACCACAGAAGTCATCATTGCACTCAGAGACATTAACGACAATGCACCATATTTGGATATG ccCCAACCAGTAGTTTGGCGTGAGAATCAACTATCTGGAACAATAACACGACTGGCGGCCAAAGATAACGATGGACCTGAAAACGGTGCACCATTTGAATTTTTCATCTCATCTGATGCCTCCTAcgaaatcaaaacaaaatttggAATTTCCg GTGTTGAACTTCAGGCGTTAACCACGTTTGATCGTGAGGagaaaaagttttataatatacccataACAATAACTGATAGTGGAATACCTAGTTTAACGGGGACAAGTACACTCCAAGTAGTAATAGGTGATGAGAACGACAATCCAATGAAGCCTGGTAGGAGCTCCATATTTGTTTACACATATAAAGGTGAATCTCCAGACATGGAAATTGGACGCGTGTATGTTGATGACTTGGACGACTGGGATTTGCCCGACAAAAAGTTCAAGTGGCTACATGGGCCGCATGAACGCTTTGACCTTAAATCAGAAACTGGAATGATCACTATGTTACAAAACACCAAAGAACAGACTTTTGTCTTAGAATTTGAAATCACAGAACAAGGAATGAAGATCTCCAGACATACCGTGAATTCGACAGTTATTGTCACTGTTAAGGAAATACCTGAAGAAGCTGTTGATAAGTCAGGATCAGTTAGATTGGCAGGAATTTCAGCTGAAGAATTTATTACCCCCGGTCCG gaCAACATAAGTAAGGCAACTATTTTAAAGAAACGGTTGGCTTCAATTTTAAATGCCActgttgaaaatgttgatgtatttactattttgcaTTCTCCTCATAATCCCAACACTACCCAATTGGATGTACGTTTTTCTGCTCATGGTTCCCCATATTATCAACCTGAAAGGATCAATGCTGCTATTGATAAACATCAACAAGAG cTTGAAAAAGAATTAGGTGTCACTTTTCTCATGGTCAATATTGATGAATGTCTTGTCGAAAAACTTTATTGTGAATCGTCCTGTACAAATTTCTTGAACAAAAGCAACGAACCAGCTGCTGTATACACAAATACCACATCATTCGTCGGGATAAGAGCTGTGATAGATCCATTTTGCCAGTGCGAACAGAGAGCAACCACTAAAATCACGTGTCATAATGGTGGTACTCCAACATCAGATGG TACTGTATGTCAGTGTCCTTCTGGTTTCGAAGGACCTCGATGTGAAATTCTCAGCATTGGTTTTTACGGTGAAGGTTATGCCTTATACCCATCCTTACAATCTTGTATGGAGTCTCACATGTCATTGGAAGTGCGCACCTCTGTTGACAACGGTCTATTATTTTACGCCGGGCCCAGCAGTGTCAAACCGTCTCCACTGTCTGTACAAG ATTTTATGTCATTGGAGCTCAAAGATGGTTATCCTGTACTTTTGGTAGACTATGGCTCTGGAACACTCAAAATTggacaaaaacaaattaaaatatctgaCGGAGAACCACATCGCATCGAAATTATTTGGACCAAAACT AGCATTGAAATGAAAGTAGACAGCTGCAATCTTCCATCATGCTTAAGCCTTAGTCCTCCAATAGGACTTAacgaatatttaaatgtcaatGGACCTTTACAACTTGGTGGATCATTCGTCGACCTTAAAGCAATAGCAGCCACACGCAATTGGACTCATAAACCTTTTAGCAATGGATTCAACGGTTGCATTCGTAATTTAACTTTCAACGGTCATCTATACAACTTGGGCGCTCCTAGTATGTCTCGAAATGTTGATTTTTCATGTACACACGGTACAGCAGTTGCTGTGTCATTTGGTATTGACGCTAGCTTCTTGATAGCCATTTTTGTGTGTCTAGCTGTCTTATTGA TATTGCTGCTAGCAGTAGTGGTGCATAGAAGAAAGTCTGATGATTTGTACAAAGACACCGATGATATTAGAGAAAACATAATCAACTATGAAGATGAAGGTGGCGGCGAAGGAGACATGACCGGTTATGACTTGAACGTTTTGCGGCTTATGTTTGATGGCTCAGAACCTAATCAAGGATTTGATGATTCTGGAAATTTGTTACAAAAACGTG cTCCAGACGAAGTTCCTGATATTTGTGGCTTCCTTGGTGACAAACTGAACTCAGTAGATAATGATCCAGATTTAGGTCCGTATGATGATGTCCGCAATTATATGTATGAAGGTGAAGGCAATTCAGTTGGATCACTTTCATCATTAGCTTCAG GTACAGATGATGGGGACTTAAACTTTGATTACCTTTCTAACTTTGGACCGAGATTCCGCAAACTGGCTGATATGTATGGCGAAGATCCAAGTGATGAAGAAAGTGAAACATACCGCAATACTCATCCTGAGTCGTGGTGCTAA
- the LOC132944212 gene encoding DE-cadherin isoform X1, whose translation MRRKARGSPPDPALVALLAVAALIAAAVGSSPDGQQAQQTQPQQQQQASGIVSTNNLWSARLRHQRHLLDKTPIAEPYISNEYTSNPDNRGYGPKLGLTVQDNHKPVFTSCLNYQPSVKEEQPTNTYVFTVKAFDKDPPDNGGTITYTFVSAPGERPKFSIDAQTGEITTRHMFDRDEPTREKEVYLSVRATDNGKPHLDDVCTIKVTIQDENDNSPVFDKVVYRGFNYKNYVESVPQDLLSKSEVMRISATDIDDGINSAIQYDLSPRMPQDSNYFRIDQNTGVIYLDRAIDRDPGYKFKMRATATDQGLVPKSATMDLEILVVESHKKAPTFISVQPDRIISLPENLTNFSFDIATIIAASNTDERAPVFELVPGRTEQSNKLNTFRLESEGNTAHIRLSRHMDYESISEYILNIRIQNKHNLAAEHQLNIQVEDVNDNIPVFTEVVSGSVLENEPAGTAVMQVRAIDADSSMANNRVTYELADNRDYFAIDPYTGNITTVVMFDREKQDVYNVKVIATDNAPSALYSTGEHNKGEQVFRIEIADKNDHPPHFTQSVYEAEEIPEDANLNALVTEVKALDDDTASPVTYSIVDGNIYNAFLIENTTGKIKVNSQLDYENITNYVLKVRAFDGAYEDYCTVEIKISNVNDNPPVFRPYDGNITITEEELVPGCITTLEAYDPDIQDRSMDQRIVYSVVKDDQRKLMTINKNGCLSLIKPLDRDPPNGYATWQVIIQASDEGGGPKSLQQTTEVIIALRDINDNAPYLDMPQPVVWRENQLSGTITRLAAKDNDGPENGAPFEFFISSDASYEIKTKFGISGVELQALTTFDREEKKFYNIPITITDSGIPSLTGTSTLQVVIGDENDNPMKPGRSSIFVYTYKGESPDMEIGRVYVDDLDDWDLPDKKFKWLHGPHERFDLKSETGMITMLQNTKEQTFVLEFEITEQGMKISRHTVNSTVIVTVKEIPEEAVDKSGSVRLAGISAEEFITPGPDNISKATILKKRLASILNATVENVDVFTILHSPHNPNTTQLDVRFSAHGSPYYQPERINAAIDKHQQELEKELGVTFLMVNIDECLVEKLYCESSCTNFLNKSNEPAAVYTNTTSFVGIRAVIDPFCQCEQRATTKITCHNGGTPTSDGTVCQCPSGFEGPRCEILSIGFYGEGYALYPSLQSCMESHMSLEVRTSVDNGLLFYAGPSSVKPSPLSVQDFMSLELKDGYPVLLVDYGSGTLKIGQKQIKISDGEPHRIEIIWTKTSIEMKVDSCNLPSCLSLSPPIGLNEYLNVNGPLQLGGSFVDLKAIAATRNWTHKPFSNGFNGCIRNLTFNGHLYNLGAPSMSRNVDFSCTHGTAVAVSFGIDASFLIAIFVCLAVLLILLLAVVVHRRKSDDLYKDTDDIRENIINYEDEGGGEGDMTGYDLNVLRLMFDGSEPNQGFDDSGNLLQKRAPDEVPDICGFLGDKLNSVDNDPDLGPYDDVRNYMYEGEGNSVGSLSSLASGTDDGDLNFDYLSNFGPRFRKLADMYGEDPSDEESETYRNTHPESWC comes from the exons GTCAAAGCGTTCGACAAGGACCCACCGGACAATGGAGGTACAATCACGTACACATTTGTCAGCGCGCCCGGCGAACGTCCAAAGTTCTCCATCGACGCGCAGACCGGAGAGATCACCACCCGACAC ATGTTCGACCGGGACGAACCGACGCGTGAAAAAGAAGTGTACCTGTCCGTGAGAGCCACGGACAACGGAAAACCGCATCTGGACGACGTGTGCACCATCAAAGTGACCATTCAAGACGAGAACGACAACTCACCGGTATTCGACAAAGTG GTCTATCGAGGATTCAACTACAAG aactatgTTGAATCCGTACCCCAAGACTTGCTATCCAAAAGTGAAGTGATGAGAATATCGGCCACGGATATCGACGACGGTATAAACAGTGCCATACAATACGATTTGTCACCCAGAATGCCGCAGGACTCGAATTATTTCCGCATCGATCAAAACACAGGCGTCATCTACTTGGATCGCGCAATCGac cgAGATCCCGGCTACAAGTTCAAGATGCGGGCCACTGCCACAGATCAAGGCTTGGTTCCCAAGTCGGCCACGATGGATCTAGAGATCTTGGTGGTCGAATCTCACAAAAAAGCACCAACGTTCATATCCGTCCAGCCCGACAGAATCATCAGTCTGCCGGAGAACCTGACTAATTTCAGTTTCGACATTGCCACCATCATCGCAGC ATCGAACACCGATGAAAGAGCGCCGGTTTTCGAATTGGTGCCTGGCCGGACGGAACAATCAAACAAATTGAACACTTTCCGATTGGAATCCGAAGGTAACACCGCTCATATCAGATTGTCGAGGCACATGGACTACGAATCGATATCCGAGTACATTCTTAACATTCGAATACAG AACAAGCACAACCTGGCGGCGGAACACCAGTTGAACATCCAAGTGGAAGACGTGAACGACAACATACCGGTGTTCACCGAGGTCGTGTCAGGTTCCGTTCTGGAGAACGAACCGGCAGGCACAGCCGTGATGCAGGTCCGAGCGATCGACGCCGACTCGAGCATGGCCAACAACCGCGTAACGTATGAGTTGGCCGACAACCGCGATTATTTCGCCATCGACCCGTACACCGGTAACATTACCACGGTTGTGATGTTCGACCGCGAGAAACAAGACGTGTACAACGTCAAGGTGATCGCCACGGACAACGCGCCGTCGGCGCTGTACTCGACCGGTGAACACAACAAGG GCGAACAAGTATTCCGGATCGAAATCGCTGACAAAAACGACCATCCTCCTCATTTTACCCAGTCCGTTTACGAAGCGGAAGAAATACCGGAAGACGCCAACTTGAACGCTCTGGTCACGGAAGTGAAGGCGCTGGACGACGACACTGCGTCCCCGGTCACGTACAGCATTGTGGATGGAAACATCTACAACGCGTTCCTAATCGAAAACACGACcggaaaaataaaagttaacagTCAGCTGGACTACGAAAACATCACTAAC TATGTATTGAAAGTGAGAGCTTTTGACGGAGCTTACGAGGACTACTGCACAGTAGAGATAAAAATATCCAATGTCAACGACAACCCGCCAGTGTTCCGGCCGTACGACGGAAACATCACAATCACAGAAGAAGAACTCGTGCCAGGTTGCATTACTACA TTGGAAGCATACGATCCAGATATTCAGGACCGATCCATGGACCAGCGTATTGTGTACTCTGTGGTCAAAGATGACCAACGGAAGTTAATGACCATCAACAAAAACGGATGCCTGTCGCTCATAAAACCCCTTGACCGCGATCCACCAAACGGTTATGCTACGTGGCAAGTCATCATACAAGCCAGCGACGAAGGCGGTGGTCCGAAGAGCTTGCAACAAACCACAGAAGTCATCATTGCACTCAGAGACATTAACGACAATGCACCATATTTGGATATG ccCCAACCAGTAGTTTGGCGTGAGAATCAACTATCTGGAACAATAACACGACTGGCGGCCAAAGATAACGATGGACCTGAAAACGGTGCACCATTTGAATTTTTCATCTCATCTGATGCCTCCTAcgaaatcaaaacaaaatttggAATTTCCg GTGTTGAACTTCAGGCGTTAACCACGTTTGATCGTGAGGagaaaaagttttataatatacccataACAATAACTGATAGTGGAATACCTAGTTTAACGGGGACAAGTACACTCCAAGTAGTAATAGGTGATGAGAACGACAATCCAATGAAGCCTGGTAGGAGCTCCATATTTGTTTACACATATAAAGGTGAATCTCCAGACATGGAAATTGGACGCGTGTATGTTGATGACTTGGACGACTGGGATTTGCCCGACAAAAAGTTCAAGTGGCTACATGGGCCGCATGAACGCTTTGACCTTAAATCAGAAACTGGAATGATCACTATGTTACAAAACACCAAAGAACAGACTTTTGTCTTAGAATTTGAAATCACAGAACAAGGAATGAAGATCTCCAGACATACCGTGAATTCGACAGTTATTGTCACTGTTAAGGAAATACCTGAAGAAGCTGTTGATAAGTCAGGATCAGTTAGATTGGCAGGAATTTCAGCTGAAGAATTTATTACCCCCGGTCCG gaCAACATAAGTAAGGCAACTATTTTAAAGAAACGGTTGGCTTCAATTTTAAATGCCActgttgaaaatgttgatgtatttactattttgcaTTCTCCTCATAATCCCAACACTACCCAATTGGATGTACGTTTTTCTGCTCATGGTTCCCCATATTATCAACCTGAAAGGATCAATGCTGCTATTGATAAACATCAACAAGAG cTTGAAAAAGAATTAGGTGTCACTTTTCTCATGGTCAATATTGATGAATGTCTTGTCGAAAAACTTTATTGTGAATCGTCCTGTACAAATTTCTTGAACAAAAGCAACGAACCAGCTGCTGTATACACAAATACCACATCATTCGTCGGGATAAGAGCTGTGATAGATCCATTTTGCCAGTGCGAACAGAGAGCAACCACTAAAATCACGTGTCATAATGGTGGTACTCCAACATCAGATGG TACTGTATGTCAGTGTCCTTCTGGTTTCGAAGGACCTCGATGTGAAATTCTCAGCATTGGTTTTTACGGTGAAGGTTATGCCTTATACCCATCCTTACAATCTTGTATGGAGTCTCACATGTCATTGGAAGTGCGCACCTCTGTTGACAACGGTCTATTATTTTACGCCGGGCCCAGCAGTGTCAAACCGTCTCCACTGTCTGTACAAG ATTTTATGTCATTGGAGCTCAAAGATGGTTATCCTGTACTTTTGGTAGACTATGGCTCTGGAACACTCAAAATTggacaaaaacaaattaaaatatctgaCGGAGAACCACATCGCATCGAAATTATTTGGACCAAAACT AGCATTGAAATGAAAGTAGACAGCTGCAATCTTCCATCATGCTTAAGCCTTAGTCCTCCAATAGGACTTAacgaatatttaaatgtcaatGGACCTTTACAACTTGGTGGATCATTCGTCGACCTTAAAGCAATAGCAGCCACACGCAATTGGACTCATAAACCTTTTAGCAATGGATTCAACGGTTGCATTCGTAATTTAACTTTCAACGGTCATCTATACAACTTGGGCGCTCCTAGTATGTCTCGAAATGTTGATTTTTCATGTACACACGGTACAGCAGTTGCTGTGTCATTTGGTATTGACGCTAGCTTCTTGATAGCCATTTTTGTGTGTCTAGCTGTCTTATTGA TATTGCTGCTAGCAGTAGTGGTGCATAGAAGAAAGTCTGATGATTTGTACAAAGACACCGATGATATTAGAGAAAACATAATCAACTATGAAGATGAAGGTGGCGGCGAAGGAGACATGACCGGTTATGACTTGAACGTTTTGCGGCTTATGTTTGATGGCTCAGAACCTAATCAAGGATTTGATGATTCTGGAAATTTGTTACAAAAACGTG cTCCAGACGAAGTTCCTGATATTTGTGGCTTCCTTGGTGACAAACTGAACTCAGTAGATAATGATCCAGATTTAGGTCCGTATGATGATGTCCGCAATTATATGTATGAAGGTGAAGGCAATTCAGTTGGATCACTTTCATCATTAGCTTCAG GTACAGATGATGGGGACTTAAACTTTGATTACCTTTCTAACTTTGGACCGAGATTCCGCAAACTGGCTGATATGTATGGCGAAGATCCAAGTGATGAAGAAAGTGAAACATACCGCAATACTCATCCTGAGTCGTGGTGCTAA